TCTTCCTGTATGGCTCGCTGCAAGATATCTGTATCATCGGGGGAGAGCATTTTTTTGATGCCTTGGGAGAGGTTAAAACGGTAATTGCTAAAATACTCTGTGGATTTGATATAGTATTGGTCGGCATTTGCCCAGTGCAGCTTCACCTCTTCACCGTTGTAGGGTATTGCAAAAGGCGCTGCCTTGCCGGACGTTTCTCTGGTGTAATAGCGTCGGGAGATGAAGTCGCCGTCATCGTAATAACGTTCAAAGAAGCGATAAAGATGGTCATAGATCTCTGCTTCGGCTGAGGCGGTGTCCTTGGCAGCCTCGTATCGGGCTTTTGCTTCCAGCACCTTGGGGCTGTTTTCTGGATCGGCTACGCCATATTCTTTTGCCTTCTGAATTTCTTTGTCTATGGCATCCTTCAGCAGCTTCTTTTGGTCTTCATCCACCTGCCCAAAGGCATCCCTGATCACGCTCAGAAGGTCGTTATCTATAAAGCTACTCACTTGCTCTGCTTTGGCGTGCATGATACGATAGAATCCGAAATCTAGGTCGGGTTGATTGAGCTGAAACAGCTCTTTTAGTTTATCTATCAGTTTGGCTCTCAATTGATCTGTTGATGGCATGTATCTCTCCTCAAACTACCTTCCAGCTTATGGTGAACAGATTAGTTACCTTGGTTTTTTGTTTTAAGCGCTGGGATAGGGCTTCTATCAGTTTGTCTCTTTTTTCGGATATTTGGTCTTCAGTGCTAAAGAGTTTTTCCCGCATTTTGCGCTTCTTTTTGTCCAACTTGGCGATTTCTTCCTGCAGGTCGCGTTGTTCCTTCAGAGTAGTGCTGTGGCGGCTTAAGCGCTGCTTTTCCATAATCAGCCGCTTTACACTATCCAATTCCTGCTCCACTGATTTTACCATATCCTCAGCCCATTTATCCAGCTGATCACGAGCTTCGGCAAAGTGTTTGTTATTCTCTTCCAAGTTCCTGGTCAGAGTGGCATCTACGAATCTTTCAGAATCAGCCTGTAAACGTTTTTCAACGCTTGAAATGTCCTGGCTTGCATTAGAAAGGCTAGCTTGGCATTGCATGAGCTTTTCGCAGGTTTCCTGATCAAGGTTATTGCCACTTTCGTCTATTGCAGTAAAGAGCAGATACTCTTCTGTATCAAGAGATTTGACCGATAGGAGGTCGAGTTTCAACCATCCATGCCTGCCCTTGAGTTGCTCAATCAAGCTGATTCTGGTGGGATGATGCGAGATATCAAAGACCACCTCGGCTACGGGGCAAGGTTTCTTTTTGCCTTGCTCCAGGACGTATTCACCCAAAGGATGGCTCATCCGGTAGAGGAAGTCATTACCGTAATTTTCACCATCTTTGGAGATCAGGCGATAAGTGCCTAGTTTGCTAGCCTTGATCGGGGATCTCCTGAGTTTAAATACATGGTTATGCTCATTGAAAATAGCCATGCCATCCAGGATGTGCATGGTCAAATACCAGAACAGCTTGCCTATCCGGTCCAAGGTCTCGACAGCATCAGTGTGGTTTGTTTTGAGGCGTTCGTGCACATCTTCGTCAAAATGCTCCAGAAGCTTCTGACGGGTTTCTTTCAGCCGGGTTTGGATGGCAGAATCCAACTCTTTTTGCAGTTTTTTGAAAGCTAAGGCGATCTCTTCATGGGTG
This portion of the Candidatus Cloacimonadota bacterium genome encodes:
- a CDS encoding site-specific DNA-methyltransferase codes for the protein MPSTDQLRAKLIDKLKELFQLNQPDLDFGFYRIMHAKAEQVSSFIDNDLLSVIRDAFGQVDEDQKKLLKDAIDKEIQKAKEYGVADPENSPKVLEAKARYEAAKDTASAEAEIYDHLYRFFERYYDDGDFISRRYYTRETSGKAAPFAIPYNGEEVKLHWANADQYYIKSTEYFSNYRFNLSQGIKKMLSPDDTDILQRAIQEDTNFPANLNVIFRIVDASEGEHGNIKGSEDNKRFFIIHKSHPVELTEAGELIINFEYRSDPQKTSQENTWRDTKNTEAVETIFNTLRDMPAVEDFLRGFELIAPTEKKKERTLLEKYIYQYTARNTRDYFIHKDLGAFLKRELDFYIKNEVMRLDDIENADAPKAEDYL